A region of the Massilia sp. erpn genome:
GCGCGGATCGACACTGCCGCTGGCCACCTTGTCGATGGCATGCTGCATCAGCGTCTTGCCATCAAGTTCAGACAGCCAGTAGGCCATTGCCAAGCCTTTTTCGCCGGCCCGGATATGCTCGAAGAAACGCGCGTCCGTTGCGATCACCTCGGCCACCACGGTGCGGCCAATGGTGCCGTGCTGGCGGCAATGCGCGCAGCCATCGCCCGCGATGCAGGCCTGCCCGATGGCCGCGCCCAGAACGCGCTGCAGACGCGCCAGCAGGGCTTCCCCGACCTCGTGGCGGTGGGCCTGCAGATTCTTCTTGCAATGGGGACAAAGCAGCTTGACCAGGCGTTGGCTGACCAGGCCACTGACCACGCTGCGATCGGCCACCATCGCCAGCGGCAATCCCAGGTCGACCAGGCGGTCGATCACCGCCATGGCGCTGTTGGCGTGCACCGTGGTCCAGACCTGGTGGCCGGTCATGGCGGCGCGCAGCGCGCTCTGCGCCGAGGCGCGGTCGCGCACCTCGCCGATCATGATGGTGTCGGGATCAAGGCGCATGGCGTTGGCGATTGCCGCCGAATACAGGCGCGAACGCTCGTCCTCGCTGCCGGCATTGGTGATCGAGGTCTGCACCGCGCCTTCGATCGGGTATTCGATGGGGTCTTCCACGGTGATGACGTGCAGCTTGCCCTCGGATTCCAGGATTTCGCCCGCCAGCACGCGCTGCAAGGTGGTCGACTTGCCCGAACCGGTCGGCCCGCTGATGATGTTCATGCCCTGCGGCTGCTCCTTGAACAGCTGCAGCAAGGCCGCATGCTCTTCTGAAAAACCAAGCGGACGCACATCGATTTCATCGCCGGCATCGTTGTAGAGCAGGCGCAGCACCATCACGCTGCCCTCCCCCGTGGGTGCGGTGGCGATACGCACGCCGTACAGCCTCTCGGGCAGCTTGTCGCGGTCGCCAATGCTGGCGTCCTGGCGCTCGTTGGGCTTATAGGCGTTGTCGGACACCGTGGTCATGGCGCCATACAGCGTCGCCAGCAGGCGCTCGCCGAAGTCGCGCGGATGGCCGCCCACCTTGACCAGATCGTTGTGCACGCGGAAGTAGATCTCGGCGCTGAATCTGCGCACCCGGATATGGATGTCGGAAGCACGCTGCTGGCAGGCGGTATTGAGCAATTCCTTGGCCGTCTGCTGCATGCGCGAGTGGTCGAGACGGGCCGCGCCCCCGGCATCCGCCTGATAGGTCTGGCTGATCTTGTCGATGCGGGTGAAGACGCGCTGGAACGGCCGTCCCATGCGTTCCAGCCGCGCGCAGTAGGACAGCACATGGGCGTTCATGGCCTGGCCGTCGGCCACCAGCAGACGGCCATCGGCCAGCAGGCAGACGAACTTCATTTCCTCCGCGCTGGCGGCGAAATCGCCCTGACGGCTCAACACCGCGGCGCCGGCAGCGGCGGGCATCTCGGGACGCGCCAGCACCGGCTCGGTCCTCATGGCGCGCTCCTTGGCATGGATGGCGGCGGCAGCGGCGGCATGCCGGCCGGCAGCGGCGCCATCGCCCCCTGCTGCAACTGCTGTGGCACGGCGTCGCTGCTGGCCAGGCGATACGGCTTGCCGCCCTTGCGCTGCACCAGCACCGCACCGCGCGCCACCGATACCACCTTCAAGCCATCCGGCAGCACATCGCCCGCCTTGACGTCGACCTGGCCGCCATGATGCATCTGCAGCGTGGCGTACAGCGGCGTGCCGACGCCTTCAATGGCGCGCACGGTAGGATTGCCGGCTGCCGGCGCCGTGGATGAAGCCGCCAGCCGCCCGATCTCGGCCTCGCGGGTGGCAATCTGGGCTTGCACATCGAGCTTGCGCGCGCGCGCCTTCAGCAGCGTGGTTTCGGCCTCCAGCTGGGTCAGATCGGCGGCGGTACTGTTCTGTGCCAGCGCC
Encoded here:
- a CDS encoding GspE/PulE family protein translates to MRTEPVLARPEMPAAAGAAVLSRQGDFAASAEEMKFVCLLADGRLLVADGQAMNAHVLSYCARLERMGRPFQRVFTRIDKISQTYQADAGGAARLDHSRMQQTAKELLNTACQQRASDIHIRVRRFSAEIYFRVHNDLVKVGGHPRDFGERLLATLYGAMTTVSDNAYKPNERQDASIGDRDKLPERLYGVRIATAPTGEGSVMVLRLLYNDAGDEIDVRPLGFSEEHAALLQLFKEQPQGMNIISGPTGSGKSTTLQRVLAGEILESEGKLHVITVEDPIEYPIEGAVQTSITNAGSEDERSRLYSAAIANAMRLDPDTIMIGEVRDRASAQSALRAAMTGHQVWTTVHANSAMAVIDRLVDLGLPLAMVADRSVVSGLVSQRLVKLLCPHCKKNLQAHRHEVGEALLARLQRVLGAAIGQACIAGDGCAHCRQHGTIGRTVVAEVIATDARFFEHIRAGEKGLAMAYWLSELDGKTLMQHAIDKVASGSVDPRMAERAVGHLSVAEAWRGARRGREWEPEAARMPAVLERLGQRGEAGHAA
- the pilP gene encoding type IV pilus biogenesis protein PilP; the encoded protein is MRIEVNLLVLAAVLGWGLPGVALAQNSTAADLTQLEAETTLLKARARKLDVQAQIATREAEIGRLAASSTAPAAGNPTVRAIEGVGTPLYATLQMHHGGQVDVKAGDVLPDGLKVVSVARGAVLVQRKGGKPYRLASSDAVPQQLQQGAMAPLPAGMPPLPPPSMPRSAP